In the Pungitius pungitius chromosome 5, fPunPun2.1, whole genome shotgun sequence genome, one interval contains:
- the ube2d4 gene encoding ubiquitin-conjugating enzyme E2 D4, with protein sequence MALKRIQKELSDLQKDPPAQCSAGPVGEDLFHWQATIMGPSDSPYQSGVFFLTIHFPTDYPFKPPKVAFTTKIYHPNINSNGSICLDILRSQWSPALTVSKVLLSICSLLCDPNPDDPLVPEIAHTYKADRERYNKSAREWTHKYAM encoded by the exons ATGGCGTTGAAAAGAATTCAGAAG GAGCTGTCTGACCTGCAGAAGGACCCACCTGCTCAATGCTCCGCTGGACCAGTTGGAGAGGATT TGTTTCATTGGCAGGCAACAATAATGGGTCCG AGTGACAGCCCTTACCAGAGCGGAGTGTTTTTCCTCACTATTCACTTTCCGACAGATTACCCCTTCAAACCACCCAAA GTCGCATTCACAACAAAAATTTACCACCCAAATATCAACAGCAATGGGAGTATTTGTCTGGATATACTGAGATCACAATGGTCACCTGCACTTACAGTATCAAAAG TATTATTGTCTATCTGCTCTCTTCTTTGCGACCCAAACCCGGATGACCCACTGGTACCAGAGATCGCTCACACATACAAGGCCGACAGGGAAAG GTACAACAAATCAGCAAGAGAATGGACACATAAGTATGCAATGTGA
- the LOC134129020 gene encoding transcription factor 7-like 1-B, whose protein sequence is MPQLNGGGGDDLGANDEMISFKDEGEQEEKISENVSADRDLDDVKSSLVNESENNSSSSDSEQAERRPQTRPDSESYEKARDYFNEALRRQQDGGFFKSPHYPGYPFLMIPDLSNPYLANGSLSPSARTGEGLEVKVQGQLAEWPQKPGLPHGTSDPFFHTSLQLQ, encoded by the exons ATGCCACAGTTGAACGGAGGTGGTGGGGATGATTTGGGGGCCAATGATGAAATGATATCTTTCAAAGACGAAGGCGAGCAGGAGGAAAAGATATCCGAGAATGTGTCAGCGGACCGGGATTTGGATGATGTGAAGTCCTCCTTAGTGAACGAGTCggaaaacaacagcagctcgtCCGACTCAGAG CAAGCGGAGAGGCGCCCCCAAACCAGACCCGACTCAGAAAGTTACGAGAAGGCGAGAGACTACTTCAACGAAG ccctgAGGAGACAGCAAGATGGTGGCTTCTTTAAGAGTCCTCACTATCCCGGCTACCCGTTCCTCATGATCCCAGACCTCTCCAATCCATACCTAGCCAACGGCTCGCTGTCTCCGAGCGCGAGGACG GGTGAAGGGTTAGAGGTCAAGGTTCAGGGCCAGTTGGCTGAGTGGCCACAAAAGCCCGGGCTTCCCCACGGCACATCCGATCCCTTCTTCCACACCAGCCTGCAGCTGCAATGA